The Candidatus Poribacteria bacterium genome includes a region encoding these proteins:
- a CDS encoding C39 family peptidase, whose amino-acid sequence MPNGWLNVPHFRQEFNYSCVAACVRMVMAYYGHNESEDNVRQLLGTKPRGTRAANVTNIVQLGFDVRFGASNLSQLQATLAANVPPIIFLLTGTLDYWETNDAHAVVLIGIDAATIHLNDPFFDTFSQQTPLANFQQAWATTGHLAAFIRPQS is encoded by the coding sequence ATGCCGAATGGCTGGCTCAACGTTCCCCACTTTAGGCAGGAATTCAACTACTCGTGCGTTGCTGCATGCGTCCGTATGGTGATGGCATATTACGGACATAACGAATCGGAAGATAACGTGCGCCAACTGCTAGGCACGAAACCACGGGGAACACGCGCTGCTAATGTGACAAATATTGTTCAATTGGGTTTTGATGTACGGTTTGGAGCCTCCAACCTATCACAATTACAAGCTACGCTTGCTGCCAATGTACCCCCTATCATTTTCCTGCTGACCGGGACGTTAGATTACTGGGAAACCAATGATGCTCATGCGGTCGTGCTTATTGGAATTGATGCAGCAACGATCCATCTCAATGATCCTTTCTTCGATACCTTTTCACAGCAGACACCCTTGGCGAATTTTCAGCAAGCGTGGGCAACAACT